Proteins encoded in a region of the Zea mays cultivar B73 chromosome 2, Zm-B73-REFERENCE-NAM-5.0, whole genome shotgun sequence genome:
- the LOC100384387 gene encoding uncharacterized isoform X1, whose amino-acid sequence MDPASSLISSSAVPFPAAGDGGGQRQVFLFGGGFVGGAPPLVGGAADGRRKRPFQLTAHDELQLQLQLQLDDELCGLDYELHGPQQERTTKRRLTAEQVRELELSFEEEKRKLEPKRKLEPERKSELARRLGIAPRQVAVWFQNRRARWRSKQLEQDFDRLRAAHDDLIAGRDALLADNDRLRSQVITLTEKLQTKESAAAAAEPGEQTVAAQATAYAVLEGDKLCSGSAAAPAAAGTNDSPESYFAGARSPPSSPEDDDRAFFFPPDALLNNWAWVWNDRQY is encoded by the exons ATGGACCCCGCTAGTAGCCTGATCAGCAGCTCCGCGGTACCATTCCCTGCTGCCGGCGATGGCGGCGGACAGCGACAGGTGTTTCTCTTTGGCGGCGGATTCGTTGGAG GAGCGCCGCCGTTGGTGGGTGGTGCGGCGGACGGGCGGCGCAAGCGGCCGTTCCAGCTGACGGCGCACGATGAGCTGCAGCTGCAGCTGCAGCTCCAGCTGGACGACGAGCTGTGCGGCCTGGACTACGAGCTCCATGGGCCGCAGCAGGAGCGGACAACGAAGCGGCGGCTGACGGCGGAGCAGGTGCGGGAGCTGGAGCTGAGCTTCGAGGAGGAGAAGCGGAAGCTGGAGCCCAAGCGGAAGCTGGAGCCCGAGCGGAAGAGCGAGCTGGCGCGGAGGCTCGGGATCGCGCCGCGCCAGGTGGCCGTGTGGTTCcagaaccgccgcgcgcggtggagGAGCAAGCAGCTGGAGCAGGACTTCGACCGCCTCAGGGCCGCGCACGACGACCTCATCGCCGGCCGCGACGCGCTCCTCGCCGATAACGATCGTCTCCGCTCACAG GTGATCACGTTAACTGAGAAACTGCAAACGAAagagtcggcggcggcggcggcagagcCTGGAGAGCAGACAGTTGCCGCCCAAGCGACAGCCTACGCTGTCTTGGAAGGAGACAAGCTCTGCTCCGGCAGCGCTGCAGCGCCGGCGGCGGCAGGGACCAACGACAGCCCGGAGTCGTACTTCGCCGGGGCGCGCTCGCCACCGTCGTCGCCAGAGGACGACGACCGCGCCTTCTTCTTCCCCCCGGACGCCCTGCTCAACAACTGGGCATGGGTATGGAACGATCGGCAGTATTAG